The proteins below are encoded in one region of Peptoniphilus sp. GNH:
- a CDS encoding DAK2 domain-containing protein: protein MTSFIKGDELAKALAGGADYLVLNKEMVNELNVFPVPDGDTGTNMSLTIKSAVKQVNGLDDKAGVADVALAASRGALMGARGNSGVILSQYFRGFSEGLKDKDKASIKDIAYALKKASDMTYKAVMKPTEGTILTVGRELGEYAIRHFQNYKDISSFLKAVIDAGQKSLDNTPNLLPVLKEQGVVDAGGQGLIIVLRGILKVVNGEIIESVEDDELKRKTPSGYVPAEGLDEGIEFGYCTEFIISGDDSKAEDFKKSLISMGDCILVVGGGGIIKTHIHTNNPGKVLEMAIQIGALQDIKIDNMRIQHKEKFFKDEEVESAKNANLTKKVDKEYAFVAVSIGDGLDKVFDDLNVDYIVRGGQTMNPSTEDLLKGVEASSGKNVFILPNNKNILLAAKQVDELTDRNVIVIESRSIPEGISALLAFNPEADIETNKAHMQEALEQVTSASVTYAVRDTEISGKTIKEGDIIGLDRSDILEVGSDITSVTKALIESLNHEDYSVITLYYGEDVDKEDANELLEMLEEEYDEMDIELIYGGQPLYYYLISLE from the coding sequence TTGACAAGTTTTATAAAGGGTGATGAGCTTGCAAAGGCACTTGCTGGAGGGGCGGATTATCTTGTTTTGAATAAAGAGATGGTCAACGAGTTGAACGTCTTTCCAGTTCCAGATGGGGATACTGGTACCAATATGAGTTTGACAATTAAATCAGCAGTAAAGCAGGTAAATGGATTGGACGACAAGGCAGGGGTAGCAGATGTTGCTCTTGCGGCTTCTAGAGGTGCTCTTATGGGAGCAAGAGGTAATTCAGGAGTTATACTTTCACAATACTTTAGAGGCTTTTCTGAGGGCTTAAAAGATAAGGATAAGGCTAGCATAAAGGACATAGCCTATGCTCTTAAAAAGGCATCAGATATGACCTATAAGGCAGTTATGAAACCGACAGAGGGTACTATTCTTACTGTTGGAAGAGAACTCGGCGAATATGCCATTAGGCACTTCCAAAATTACAAGGACATTTCAAGTTTTTTAAAAGCTGTTATTGATGCTGGACAAAAATCTTTAGACAACACTCCCAATCTTTTGCCAGTTTTAAAAGAGCAAGGAGTTGTTGATGCAGGTGGTCAAGGACTTATCATAGTTCTAAGAGGAATCCTAAAGGTAGTCAACGGAGAAATCATTGAAAGTGTTGAAGATGATGAGTTAAAGAGAAAGACACCGAGTGGATATGTTCCTGCAGAAGGGCTTGATGAAGGCATCGAGTTTGGTTACTGTACAGAGTTTATAATAAGCGGGGATGATTCTAAGGCAGAGGATTTCAAAAAGAGCCTGATCTCAATGGGAGATTGCATTTTAGTTGTTGGCGGAGGCGGTATAATAAAGACCCATATCCACACCAACAACCCTGGCAAGGTCTTGGAGATGGCTATTCAAATTGGAGCCTTGCAAGATATTAAGATAGATAATATGAGGATTCAACACAAGGAAAAGTTTTTCAAAGATGAAGAGGTTGAATCAGCTAAAAATGCCAATCTTACTAAAAAAGTTGATAAGGAATATGCCTTTGTTGCAGTTTCGATAGGAGATGGATTAGATAAGGTGTTTGATGACCTAAATGTAGACTATATTGTAAGAGGTGGTCAAACGATGAATCCTTCAACAGAGGACCTTTTAAAAGGAGTCGAAGCAAGCTCTGGCAAGAATGTATTTATTTTACCGAACAATAAAAATATTTTGTTGGCAGCTAAACAAGTTGATGAGCTTACAGATAGAAATGTGATTGTTATTGAATCAAGATCTATTCCTGAAGGGATATCCGCACTTCTAGCATTTAATCCAGAAGCAGATATTGAAACAAATAAGGCACATATGCAAGAAGCTCTTGAGCAAGTTACAAGTGCATCTGTCACATATGCGGTTAGAGATACTGAAATATCTGGAAAGACGATAAAAGAAGGAGATATAATAGGTCTAGATCGTTCAGATATACTTGAGGTAGGCTCAGATATCACAAGCGTTACAAAGGCTCTTATAGAAAGCCTTAACCATGAAGATTATTCAGTTATAACTCTTTATTATGGCGAGGATGTAGATAAAGAAGATGCAAATGAGCTCTTGGAGATGCTTGAAGAAGAATATGACGAAATGGATATAGAGTTAATTTATGGAGGTCAACCTCTTTATTATTATCTCATATCTTTAGAATGA
- the rpe gene encoding ribulose-phosphate 3-epimerase — protein MLSPSILSCDFTKLNEEIDLLNRNKVDYIHLDIMDGLYVPNISFGPCVIEQVRKITDIALDVHLMIQKPEALIDEFIKAGADIITFHPDATTHPHRLIGYIKSKGVKVGLALNPHQRVEDLEYLIDELDLVLIMSVNPGFGGQSFIESSIEKIKKLRNEIDKRKLKTLIEVDGGIKRENAKRVLDAGADIVVIGSGIFAKEDKDLEIKKILEVIR, from the coding sequence ATGCTTTCACCATCAATCTTATCGTGTGATTTTACAAAATTAAACGAAGAAATAGATTTATTAAATCGAAACAAAGTTGATTATATTCATTTGGATATAATGGATGGGCTGTATGTGCCGAATATTTCATTTGGGCCATGTGTTATAGAACAGGTTAGGAAGATAACAGATATAGCTTTAGATGTTCATCTTATGATTCAAAAACCAGAAGCTTTGATTGACGAGTTTATAAAAGCAGGGGCTGATATTATAACCTTTCATCCAGATGCCACAACACATCCTCACAGATTAATTGGCTATATAAAATCAAAAGGAGTAAAAGTCGGCCTGGCTCTAAATCCACATCAAAGGGTAGAAGATTTGGAGTATCTAATTGATGAATTAGATCTTGTGCTTATAATGAGTGTCAATCCCGGGTTTGGCGGCCAATCTTTTATAGAATCGTCAATTGAAAAAATCAAAAAATTGAGAAATGAAATAGATAAAAGAAAACTTAAAACCCTAATAGAAGTTGATGGTGGAATAAAAAGAGAAAATGCCAAGAGGGTCTTGGATGCTGGGGCGGATATAGTTGTGATAGGCTCTGGGATTTTTGCAAAAGAGGACAAGGACTTGGAGATAAAAAAGATATTGGAAGTGATTAGATGA
- the rsgA gene encoding ribosome small subunit-dependent GTPase A produces MIGKIIKLTGGFYYIESQNKIYTSRARGLFRHKDQSPLVGDNVEFSEGEDLGYIEKILPRKNILKRPAVANVDQVLLMLSLKNPNYNLQLTDHMLALYEGQNVKIIMCLNKYDLAPKSGDELKEIYKNVVDKVIITSLKNDYGLDDIRELLKGKLTALCGVSGAGKSTLASKILNKNLEMGSVSNKTSRGKHTTRHVELHYCDDIYIFDTPGFSSIDIMDIEKENLSHHFREFNKFLPCKFNDCRHINEPGCKIKEALANNQIAKSRYDSYLSAYKEIENKKR; encoded by the coding sequence ATGATAGGAAAGATAATAAAACTCACAGGTGGATTTTATTACATTGAATCACAAAATAAAATATATACATCCAGAGCGAGGGGACTTTTTAGGCACAAAGACCAAAGTCCCCTTGTTGGGGATAATGTGGAATTTTCAGAGGGTGAAGATTTAGGTTACATAGAAAAAATTTTACCAAGGAAGAATATACTAAAAAGACCGGCAGTCGCAAATGTAGATCAAGTTTTGCTTATGCTGTCTTTAAAAAATCCAAATTATAATCTCCAACTTACAGACCACATGCTTGCCTTATATGAAGGCCAAAATGTAAAAATCATAATGTGTTTGAATAAGTATGATTTGGCTCCAAAATCTGGAGATGAATTAAAAGAAATATACAAAAATGTTGTAGATAAAGTGATTATTACAAGCTTAAAAAATGATTATGGTCTAGATGATATTAGAGAACTTTTGAAGGGTAAACTAACGGCTCTTTGTGGGGTTTCAGGAGCGGGAAAGTCAACTCTGGCATCAAAAATTTTAAATAAAAATCTGGAAATGGGAAGTGTTTCTAATAAAACTTCAAGAGGCAAGCACACAACAAGGCATGTGGAGCTTCATTATTGTGATGATATCTATATATTCGATACACCAGGTTTTTCGTCAATAGATATAATGGACATAGAAAAAGAAAATTTGTCACATCATTTTAGAGAATTTAACAAGTTTCTACCTTGCAAATTCAATGATTGCAGACATATAAATGAGCCTGGATGCAAAATAAAAGAAGCTTTGGCAAACAATCAGATTGCAAAGTCTAGATATGATAGTTACTTGAGTGCATATAAGGAAATTGAGAATAAAAAAAGATAG
- the pknB gene encoding Stk1 family PASTA domain-containing Ser/Thr kinase, whose amino-acid sequence MIGKLLGNRYEILQKIGTGGMGDVYKAHCHKLDRIVAIKILKIEYNDDMNFIRKFRRESLAAASISHPNIVSIYDVGSEEVDGQQIHYIVMEYIDGKTLKEIVNSEGPLKQSTCLNYTIQIAEALKVAHAKKIVHRDIKSQNIMVTRDERVKVTDFGIARVADNSTMTATNAVMGSVHYFSPEQARGAKVDNRSDIYSLGIVLFEMLTGKVPFDADNPVSVALMQVQSNLPEPSSLNPSIDKVVDKLVLKMTRKNPDERYKDADELIKDIKAIILNRPEDLTLTSLDSSSLPSENIKNDSQRPVKKVIRRDSDDRLVYPGKQSRKSDYGNTHSKKSKSGVILGIITAILFAALLIYVVPKVLPLMNNKNDSQSNTEMGIVPNLVGQVAADAEKLANDAGFTVKVGEAKSDLTHKDGEILEQDKTAGTSLEKNSPITVVINKLKDINQVPDLSGKKLEEAQALISERGYSIGELEQKESDQEPNTILDQSPKPGETLEKDGKINLVVSRGGEIKMKKVPNLKGLTRSQAKEALEVLGFNVGKVEEGRTNEVGRGDIFEQSLESGKEYPEGSSVDLKISIGPLLDDEKTDEKSSKTREFKSLTIPIKSFSDGQSHSIKIEMINDEGRRNIKTERFDGDGVEREVEVKAEVGSTIEIQIDNVTVESREVK is encoded by the coding sequence ATGATAGGTAAACTTCTAGGAAACAGATATGAGATTCTTCAAAAGATAGGTACTGGTGGAATGGGCGATGTTTACAAGGCCCATTGTCATAAGTTAGATCGTATTGTTGCTATTAAAATTTTAAAAATTGAATACAATGATGATATGAACTTCATAAGGAAATTTAGAAGAGAATCACTTGCCGCTGCTAGTATTTCTCATCCCAACATAGTAAGCATTTATGATGTTGGGAGTGAAGAGGTTGATGGACAACAGATTCACTATATAGTTATGGAGTATATTGATGGTAAAACTTTAAAGGAAATTGTAAATTCGGAAGGTCCTCTAAAACAATCGACCTGTTTGAATTACACTATCCAAATTGCCGAGGCTCTTAAAGTCGCCCATGCTAAAAAGATTGTCCACAGAGACATAAAAAGCCAAAACATAATGGTAACAAGGGATGAAAGAGTCAAGGTAACTGATTTTGGCATAGCTAGAGTTGCAGATAACTCAACCATGACTGCTACAAATGCTGTTATGGGATCAGTTCACTATTTTTCCCCCGAACAAGCTAGGGGAGCTAAAGTAGATAACAGAAGTGATATATATTCTTTGGGTATAGTCCTTTTTGAGATGTTAACTGGCAAGGTGCCTTTTGATGCCGATAATCCAGTATCTGTGGCCTTAATGCAGGTTCAATCAAATTTACCAGAACCATCCTCTTTAAATCCATCCATAGACAAGGTGGTAGATAAGTTAGTCTTAAAGATGACTAGAAAAAATCCGGATGAAAGGTATAAAGATGCGGATGAGTTAATTAAAGACATAAAAGCTATAATTTTAAATAGACCTGAAGATTTGACTCTGACAAGTTTGGACTCATCATCTCTTCCATCTGAAAATATAAAAAATGACTCGCAAAGACCAGTAAAAAAAGTCATTCGTAGAGATTCTGATGACAGATTGGTCTATCCTGGAAAACAATCGAGAAAGAGTGATTATGGAAATACTCATAGCAAGAAGTCTAAATCTGGAGTGATTTTAGGTATAATTACTGCGATTCTCTTTGCAGCTCTTTTGATTTATGTTGTACCCAAGGTTTTACCTCTTATGAACAATAAAAACGACTCTCAAAGTAATACCGAGATGGGAATTGTTCCAAATCTAGTAGGGCAAGTCGCAGCAGATGCTGAAAAACTTGCAAACGATGCGGGATTTACGGTTAAGGTTGGCGAAGCCAAATCTGATTTAACTCATAAAGACGGAGAAATTCTTGAACAAGACAAAACAGCAGGCACAAGTCTTGAAAAAAATTCGCCAATAACAGTGGTAATTAATAAGTTAAAAGATATAAATCAAGTACCTGATTTATCTGGTAAAAAATTAGAAGAAGCTCAAGCCCTGATCTCTGAGAGGGGATATAGTATAGGAGAATTAGAGCAAAAAGAGTCAGACCAAGAACCCAACACAATCCTAGATCAAAGTCCTAAGCCTGGAGAAACTCTTGAAAAAGATGGCAAAATAAATTTGGTAGTTTCAAGGGGTGGAGAAATAAAGATGAAAAAAGTTCCTAACTTGAAAGGTTTGACAAGATCTCAAGCAAAGGAAGCTCTTGAAGTTTTAGGCTTTAATGTTGGAAAAGTTGAAGAGGGCAGAACAAATGAAGTTGGCAGAGGAGATATATTTGAGCAAAGTCTTGAATCTGGAAAAGAATATCCAGAAGGCTCTAGTGTGGATTTAAAAATTAGCATTGGACCTTTGCTTGATGATGAAAAAACTGATGAGAAGTCATCTAAAACTAGGGAGTTTAAGAGTTTGACAATACCTATAAAATCATTCTCTGATGGTCAAAGCCATTCAATTAAGATTGAAATGATTAATGATGAAGGAAGAAGAAATATAAAGACTGAAAGATTTGATGGCGATGGAGTCGAAAGAGAAGTCGAAGTCAAGGCTGAAGTAGGTTCTACAATAGAAATACAAATTGACAACGTAACTGTTGAATCTAGGGAAGTAAAGTGA
- a CDS encoding Asp23/Gls24 family envelope stress response protein: protein MPLNYKTEMGDIVIENSVLADIAGISAMESYGIVGMAAKNATEGIFELLKFENLSKGIKVISENNKTIIELHVILEYGVKISTVGQNIIDRIKFNVENLTGVNIDRIDVIVDGIRTH from the coding sequence ATGCCCTTAAATTACAAAACAGAAATGGGAGATATCGTAATTGAAAATTCAGTACTTGCAGACATTGCAGGTATATCTGCTATGGAATCATACGGTATTGTGGGTATGGCAGCTAAAAATGCAACTGAAGGGATTTTTGAACTTTTGAAATTCGAAAATTTATCTAAAGGCATAAAGGTAATATCAGAAAATAATAAAACAATTATAGAATTGCACGTTATACTCGAATATGGAGTGAAAATTTCTACTGTAGGTCAAAATATAATCGATAGAATAAAGTTTAATGTGGAAAATTTAACTGGTGTCAACATAGATAGAATTGACGTTATAGTAGATGGCATCAGAACACATTAA
- the rpmB gene encoding 50S ribosomal protein L28 — translation MAKVCEVCGKQKMFGNNICFSHKSSKRSWSPNIRRVKAIVNGAPKRINVCAKCLKSNKVERAI, via the coding sequence ATGGCAAAGGTTTGTGAAGTTTGCGGAAAGCAAAAAATGTTTGGAAATAATATTTGTTTCTCACATAAAAGCAGTAAGAGAAGTTGGTCTCCCAACATAAGAAGGGTAAAAGCAATTGTAAATGGCGCACCCAAGAGAATTAATGTTTGCGCAAAATGCTTAAAATCAAATAAAGTTGAAAGAGCTATCTAA
- a CDS encoding DUF3021 domain-containing protein, with product MKSIKKFFELVASFLIGVGIGNVIELIVSLTIGDLIMGVPEFIASMDSLVKVKLIQTILYGGFGVVGYISAWFYDSKKYSIGVSTIIQLSCLLIYYSFTGFYLRWFSLEHIYAYISSLLIYILIFIVIWITIYSIEKNKIRRINKEKFGLKD from the coding sequence ATGAAAAGTATAAAAAAATTTTTTGAATTAGTGGCATCTTTTTTAATAGGAGTTGGAATTGGAAATGTAATAGAGTTGATTGTATCTCTGACAATTGGGGATTTGATTATGGGTGTGCCAGAATTTATAGCTTCCATGGATTCTTTAGTAAAAGTAAAATTGATTCAGACAATTTTATATGGAGGATTTGGTGTAGTTGGATATATTTCTGCTTGGTTTTATGATAGCAAAAAGTATTCTATTGGCGTTTCGACAATTATTCAGCTTTCATGTCTTTTGATATACTATTCCTTTACTGGATTTTATCTTAGATGGTTTTCACTAGAGCATATTTATGCTTATATTAGCAGTCTTTTGATTTATATATTAATATTTATAGTAATTTGGATTACAATATATTCTATTGAAAAAAATAAAATAAGAAGAATAAACAAAGAAAAATTTGGATTAAAAGACTAA
- a CDS encoding thiamine diphosphokinase translates to MRGLLISAGKLPSEALIKKEMMKADCVVAADGGLKYLLDLNLCPDYAIGDFDSIESKYLDMALDKNIKIERFNPEKDFTDTELGLNFLKEKSCDKITMLGATGSRLDHVLGNLSCLIRLYEEKIDSRILDDNNEIRYFERGLIRFKKSNKKYLSVLPVDEVVFSTWKMAYEVSGLRIKKDETRGVSNQILGEEAYIKIEKGSAFIIRSND, encoded by the coding sequence ATGAGAGGCCTTTTAATTTCAGCGGGCAAACTTCCGTCAGAGGCCTTGATAAAAAAAGAAATGATGAAGGCTGATTGCGTGGTGGCAGCAGACGGAGGACTTAAATATTTACTTGATCTTAATTTGTGCCCAGATTATGCGATAGGTGATTTTGATTCTATCGAGTCTAAATATCTTGATATGGCTTTAGATAAAAATATAAAAATAGAGAGATTTAACCCAGAAAAAGACTTCACAGATACTGAGCTTGGTCTAAACTTTTTGAAGGAAAAATCTTGTGATAAAATTACGATGTTAGGGGCGACTGGAAGTCGCTTGGATCATGTTTTGGGCAATTTGTCTTGCCTTATAAGGCTTTATGAAGAAAAAATAGATTCAAGAATTTTAGATGACAATAACGAGATAAGATATTTTGAAAGAGGTTTGATTAGATTTAAAAAATCAAATAAAAAATATTTGTCAGTTTTACCAGTAGACGAAGTTGTATTTTCGACATGGAAAATGGCTTATGAGGTGAGCGGACTTAGAATTAAAAAAGATGAAACTAGAGGAGTTTCAAATCAAATTCTCGGCGAAGAAGCCTATATAAAAATTGAAAAGGGATCAGCCTTTATTATAAGGTCGAATGATTGA
- a CDS encoding LytTR family transcriptional regulator, translating to MKVEIIIDDSLEETCVKIYSKEYTSEIEDLKEKIMMQNKDIISAFKDDKVFLIKANEIYRIYSQDQDVFIESKDDLFKSKLRLYEFEKILNKKRFVKISRSEIINLSHVKKLDLSFLGSICVEMKNGKISYVSRRNIKKFKESIGL from the coding sequence GTGAAAGTAGAAATAATAATTGATGATAGCTTGGAGGAAACTTGTGTAAAGATTTATTCTAAAGAATATACAAGCGAGATAGAAGACTTGAAAGAAAAAATAATGATGCAAAACAAAGATATAATAAGTGCATTTAAAGATGACAAAGTTTTTCTTATAAAGGCTAATGAAATATATAGGATTTATTCTCAGGATCAGGATGTCTTTATAGAAAGCAAGGACGATTTATTCAAGAGCAAGCTCAGATTGTATGAGTTTGAAAAAATCTTAAATAAAAAGAGATTTGTCAAAATTTCTAGATCTGAAATAATAAATTTAAGTCATGTAAAAAAGTTGGACTTGTCATTTTTGGGAAGCATATGCGTAGAGATGAAAAATGGAAAAATCTCGTATGTGTCGAGAAGAAATATTAAAAAATTTAAAGAGAGTATTGGGCTTTAG